In a single window of the Biomphalaria glabrata chromosome 13, xgBioGlab47.1, whole genome shotgun sequence genome:
- the LOC106068183 gene encoding uncharacterized protein LOC106068183 gives MVGKQKGVGSPQSCQTRKTTINNIATFNSLPVRMRGADWLYWHSGKCTVGRYLTGPVGQSSWGPGNVSQPLEETIRPKRKQNRTQVKGVKGRTKLHWWGEKKAPTTMSLSTHRSSRGRFMVDIRTANVVQIRNIQEFPWCTLPSPLTREPSLIGCNTLHLLEYLPRRTVVQIGR, from the exons ATGGTGGGGAAACAGAAGGGGGTGGGGAGCCCACAATCGTGTCAGACTAGAAAAACCACAATAAATAACATTGCGACTTTTAACAGCCTACCAGTGCGTATGAGAG gggcggactggctatattggcattcgggcaaatgcacggtgggccggtacctaaCTGGGCCG GTTGGTCAGTCCTCCTGGGGCCCAGGCAATGTTTCACAGCCGTTAGAGGAGACTATTAGGCCAAAAAGGAAGCAAAACAGAACCCAAGTTAAAGGTGTTAAAGGACGGACAAAATTGCACTGGTGGGGAGAGAAGAAAGCCCCAACAACCATGTCACTATCCACACatcgttcctcaaggggccgatTTATGGTAGACATCCGCACGGCTAACGTGGTCCAGATAAGGAATATACAAGAGTTTCCTTGGTGTACTCTGCCTTCGCCTCTAACCCGAGAGCCATCGTTAATAGGATGTAACACATTACATCTGCTTGAGTACCTTCCACGCAGAACAGTTGTGCAGATAGGCCGATGA